A genomic region of Christiangramia sp. OXR-203 contains the following coding sequences:
- a CDS encoding peptidylprolyl isomerase, whose protein sequence is MQLKIMNLKSTIKPLFSGVCMMFTALGFSQEVIVTDSTSIQPDAEVKQVENEMQGKQRMKVDGIAAVVGEYIILESDIDLMYKDMQSQGMTTAEVNDCKLAGSLMENKLYAHHAIQDSIIINDNQINGIVDQQIQGLQQQAGSMEKVLEFYKKDSEAELRDEIFTLTKQRQLAQQMQEKIIEDLEVTPEEVRQYYVQMEEKPMFGTEIELSQIVIEPEIPQEESQKVIDRLKGFKADIEENGSSFSTKAVLYSQDPGTAPDGGRITLTRKDAFVKEFKDVAFSLQEGEVSEPFETEFGYHIIQIDKIRGQTVELRHILLIPDVTNASVQAAKAEIDTLRSKIVKGDLEFAAAAREASDEEETKTEGGKLINPRTGDTRFELTKIDPKLFEQVESLDEGEVSLVLTQQDRTGRPQFKIIKVTKKIEEHEADYATDYLKIKELALRDKQLDVIEKWQKEKIADTYIKVNGKYRDCDYANDWLKQ, encoded by the coding sequence ATGCAATTAAAAATAATGAATTTGAAATCTACAATTAAACCGCTATTTTCAGGAGTGTGCATGATGTTCACGGCTCTTGGTTTTTCACAGGAAGTGATCGTAACAGATAGTACGTCGATCCAGCCAGATGCTGAGGTGAAGCAAGTGGAAAACGAAATGCAGGGGAAACAGCGTATGAAGGTTGATGGTATCGCTGCAGTAGTTGGAGAATATATCATTCTTGAAAGTGATATCGACTTGATGTATAAAGATATGCAGTCACAGGGGATGACTACGGCAGAGGTGAATGATTGTAAACTGGCAGGTTCTCTAATGGAGAACAAATTGTACGCCCATCATGCGATACAGGATAGTATCATTATTAACGACAACCAGATTAATGGAATTGTTGATCAACAGATACAGGGATTGCAGCAACAGGCTGGTTCTATGGAGAAAGTGCTTGAATTCTACAAAAAAGATAGCGAAGCTGAGTTAAGAGATGAGATCTTTACTCTTACCAAGCAAAGACAGCTTGCGCAGCAAATGCAGGAAAAGATCATCGAGGATCTGGAAGTTACTCCGGAAGAAGTAAGACAGTATTACGTGCAAATGGAGGAAAAACCAATGTTTGGTACTGAAATTGAACTTTCTCAAATCGTGATCGAACCTGAAATTCCTCAGGAAGAAAGTCAGAAAGTTATAGATAGACTGAAAGGTTTTAAAGCTGATATTGAAGAGAATGGTTCAAGTTTTTCTACCAAAGCAGTTTTATATTCACAGGATCCTGGGACTGCTCCAGATGGTGGTAGAATTACACTTACCAGAAAAGATGCCTTTGTAAAAGAATTTAAGGATGTAGCCTTTAGTCTCCAGGAAGGTGAGGTTAGTGAACCTTTTGAAACTGAATTTGGTTACCATATTATCCAGATCGACAAAATTCGTGGGCAAACCGTAGAACTTAGACATATATTGTTGATCCCAGATGTAACAAATGCATCTGTGCAGGCAGCGAAAGCCGAAATCGATACTTTAAGAAGTAAGATCGTAAAAGGAGACTTAGAGTTTGCGGCGGCTGCTCGAGAAGCTTCAGATGAAGAAGAAACTAAAACTGAAGGTGGGAAATTGATCAATCCAAGAACCGGTGACACCAGATTTGAACTGACCAAGATCGATCCTAAATTATTTGAGCAGGTGGAATCTTTAGATGAAGGTGAAGTTTCCCTTGTTCTTACACAACAGGACAGAACAGGAAGACCGCAATTCAAGATTATCAAGGTTACTAAGAAAATTGAGGAGCATGAAGCAGATTATGCAACAGATTACCTTAAGATCAAGGAACTTGCATTAAGAGATAAACAACTCGACGTTATCGAAAAGTGGCAAAAAGAGAAGATCGCAGATACTTACATTAAAGTGAACGGAAAATACCGTGATTGTGATTATGCTAACGACTGGTTAAAACAATAA
- a CDS encoding MoxR family ATPase — translation MSDVALIANLVKKHAELRTEIAKVIVGQDEVVQQVLLSIFSGGHSLLIGVPGLAKTLMVNTIAKALGLDFKRIQFTPDLMPSDILGSEILDENRKFKFIKGPVFTNILLADEINRTPPKTQAALLEAMQERAVTVAGHHYKLDKPYFVLATQNPIEQEGTYPLPEAQLDRFMFAINLEYPSFQEEVDVVKSTTTDVQKTVNPLFNAAEISEIQQVIRRIPVPDNVIEYAVRLVGKTRPEKEASDFVQNYIDWGAGPRASQNLILAAKTHAAVHGKFSPDIENVQAVAIGILRHRIIRNYKAEAEGISAEQIIKNLF, via the coding sequence ATGTCTGACGTTGCCCTGATAGCAAACCTGGTAAAGAAACACGCCGAACTAAGAACAGAGATCGCGAAAGTGATCGTTGGTCAGGATGAGGTTGTGCAACAGGTTCTACTTTCTATATTTTCGGGGGGACACTCGTTATTAATCGGAGTTCCAGGCCTTGCTAAAACATTGATGGTCAATACCATCGCAAAAGCGCTTGGTCTGGATTTCAAAAGAATACAATTCACCCCAGATCTTATGCCCAGCGATATTCTGGGATCTGAGATCCTAGATGAAAATCGCAAATTCAAGTTCATAAAGGGTCCGGTTTTCACCAATATACTACTCGCAGATGAGATCAACCGTACTCCTCCAAAAACACAGGCAGCATTACTTGAAGCCATGCAGGAACGAGCTGTAACGGTAGCCGGTCATCATTACAAGCTAGATAAACCCTATTTTGTTCTGGCTACGCAAAACCCGATTGAGCAGGAGGGAACCTATCCATTGCCTGAAGCTCAGCTTGACAGGTTTATGTTTGCAATAAATCTTGAATATCCAAGTTTTCAGGAAGAAGTGGATGTTGTGAAATCTACGACCACAGATGTTCAGAAAACAGTGAATCCATTATTTAATGCTGCAGAAATATCAGAAATTCAACAAGTGATTCGGCGTATCCCTGTGCCAGATAATGTTATTGAATACGCTGTGAGACTGGTAGGGAAAACTAGACCTGAGAAAGAAGCTTCAGATTTTGTTCAGAATTATATTGATTGGGGTGCTGGACCTAGAGCTTCTCAGAATTTAATTCTGGCTGCAAAAACTCATGCCGCAGTTCATGGTAAATTCTCACCAGATATTGAAAATGTTCAGGCGGTTGCCATTGGAATTTTAAGACATCGAATCATCAGGAATTACAAGGCAGAAGCTGAAGGTATTTCTGCTGAACAAATCATCAAAAATTTATTCTAG
- a CDS encoding aconitate hydratase, protein MAYDIDMIKKVYSHMAERVNTAREVVGKPLTLSEKILYSHLWDGSAKEAFQRGKDYVEFSPDRIACQDATAQMALLQFMQAGKKQVAVPTTVHCDHLIQAKMGAAIDLQSANKSSSEVFDFLESVSNKYGIGFWKPGAGIIHQVVLENYAFPGGMMIGTDSHTVNAGGLGMVAIGVGGADAVDVMAGMPWELKFPKLIGVKLTGKLSGWTSSKDVILKVAGILTVKGGTGAIIEYFGEGARNLSCTGKGTICNMGAEVGATTSTFGYDDSMERYLRATNRADVADAANEVREHLTGDDEVYANPEQYFDELIEINLDELKPHLNGPFTPDLATPISEMGAKAKEHDWPINVDWGLIGSCTNSSYEDLTRAASIAKQAVDKKVKAKSDFGINPGSEQIRFTAERDGLLQIFEDLDATIFTNACGPCIGQWDRSDRKGEEKNTIVHSFNRNFSKRADGNPNTHAFVGSPEMVAAIAISGRLDFDPTRDKLINEEGEEVMLDEPQGIELPTKGFAVEDAGYVAPNEDGSSVEVKVAEDSERLQLLTPFEPWDGKNLTGAKLLIKAWGKCTTDHISMAGPWLRYRGHLDNISNNCLIGAINAYNEKTNFVKNQLTGEYDGVPAVQREYKKAGIPTVVVGDHNYGEGSSREHAAMEPRHLGVKVVLVKSFARIHETNLKKQGMLGLTFANESDYDLIQEDDTFNFIDLENFAPDTPLTIEIVHADGSKDTIKANHTYNQPQIEWYKHGSALNLIKKENAA, encoded by the coding sequence ATGGCATACGATATTGATATGATTAAGAAGGTGTATAGCCACATGGCGGAACGTGTGAATACAGCACGTGAAGTTGTTGGTAAACCTTTGACGCTTTCAGAAAAGATCCTTTATTCTCACTTATGGGATGGGAGTGCTAAAGAAGCATTCCAAAGAGGTAAGGATTATGTAGAATTTTCACCGGATAGAATTGCTTGTCAGGATGCGACCGCGCAAATGGCATTATTGCAATTTATGCAGGCAGGTAAGAAGCAGGTAGCTGTTCCTACAACTGTACATTGTGATCACCTTATTCAGGCGAAAATGGGAGCTGCGATAGATTTGCAATCTGCAAACAAAAGTAGTAGTGAGGTCTTTGATTTTCTGGAATCAGTATCAAATAAATACGGAATTGGATTCTGGAAACCAGGTGCAGGTATTATTCACCAGGTTGTTCTTGAAAACTACGCTTTTCCAGGTGGAATGATGATTGGAACCGATTCTCACACGGTGAACGCCGGTGGATTAGGAATGGTTGCTATTGGAGTAGGTGGAGCAGATGCTGTAGATGTTATGGCGGGAATGCCGTGGGAACTTAAATTTCCAAAACTTATTGGAGTGAAGTTAACCGGAAAACTTTCTGGATGGACTTCTTCTAAAGATGTGATCTTAAAAGTTGCAGGTATTCTTACTGTAAAAGGTGGGACCGGAGCAATCATAGAATATTTTGGTGAAGGTGCGCGTAACCTGTCCTGTACAGGTAAAGGTACTATTTGTAATATGGGTGCTGAAGTAGGAGCAACTACTTCTACATTTGGTTATGATGACTCAATGGAGCGTTACCTGAGAGCTACGAACCGTGCAGATGTTGCAGATGCAGCTAATGAAGTACGCGAGCACTTAACTGGTGATGATGAAGTATACGCAAATCCAGAGCAGTATTTTGATGAATTGATCGAGATCAATTTAGATGAATTGAAGCCTCACTTAAACGGACCGTTTACTCCAGACCTTGCAACTCCTATTTCTGAAATGGGAGCGAAGGCTAAGGAGCATGACTGGCCAATCAATGTTGATTGGGGACTAATTGGTTCCTGTACGAACTCTTCTTATGAAGATTTGACCAGAGCGGCTTCTATCGCAAAACAGGCGGTGGATAAAAAAGTAAAAGCTAAGTCCGACTTCGGAATCAACCCGGGATCTGAACAAATTAGATTTACTGCTGAAAGAGATGGATTACTTCAGATCTTTGAAGATCTTGACGCAACGATATTTACCAATGCCTGTGGACCATGTATTGGTCAGTGGGATCGTTCAGATAGAAAAGGTGAAGAGAAGAACACGATTGTTCATTCTTTCAACCGTAACTTCTCTAAACGTGCAGATGGAAACCCAAATACACACGCTTTTGTAGGTTCTCCCGAAATGGTTGCAGCAATTGCAATTTCTGGTAGACTGGATTTCGATCCAACCCGTGATAAGTTGATAAATGAGGAAGGTGAGGAAGTAATGCTGGACGAACCTCAGGGAATTGAACTTCCTACTAAAGGATTTGCTGTTGAGGATGCTGGATATGTTGCTCCAAATGAAGATGGAAGCAGTGTAGAAGTTAAAGTAGCAGAAGATAGTGAAAGACTTCAATTGCTTACACCTTTCGAGCCTTGGGATGGTAAAAATCTTACTGGCGCTAAATTATTGATCAAAGCATGGGGTAAATGTACTACCGACCATATTTCTATGGCAGGACCATGGTTGAGATATAGAGGACATTTAGATAATATTTCTAATAACTGTCTTATTGGAGCTATTAATGCTTACAACGAGAAGACTAATTTTGTAAAGAATCAGCTTACTGGTGAATACGATGGTGTACCGGCAGTACAGAGAGAATACAAAAAAGCAGGAATTCCAACAGTTGTAGTAGGAGATCATAACTACGGTGAAGGTTCTTCAAGAGAGCATGCAGCTATGGAGCCAAGACATTTAGGTGTTAAGGTGGTACTTGTGAAGTCTTTTGCTCGTATCCATGAGACAAACCTTAAGAAACAGGGAATGTTAGGTCTTACTTTCGCCAATGAAAGTGATTACGATCTAATTCAGGAAGATGATACTTTTAACTTTATAGATCTTGAAAACTTTGCACCAGATACGCCTCTTACTATAGAGATCGTTCATGCAGATGGAAGTAAGGATACCATTAAAGCTAATCATACTTATAATCAGCCACAGATAGAGTGGTATAAGCATGGATCTGCATTAAACCTTATTAAAAAGGAAAACGCAGCTTAA
- a CDS encoding TlpA disulfide reductase family protein, whose translation MKLFKNQWSNIIIIVIILVMVIPQTRKPVQIFVNKLISFAPSVNDEENQEKLASYDWILEDKRGKRIEFSEFQNEVIVVNFWATWCPPCIAEMPSFQEVYEDYGEKVRFVFVSGEQHQTTDNYIKRKRFTLPSYKMRTKAPEPMLGKTLPTTYVISKSGNIVIDKVGSADWNSDSFRSTLDKLLQE comes from the coding sequence ATGAAATTATTCAAAAATCAGTGGTCAAATATTATCATCATCGTGATAATTCTGGTGATGGTGATTCCTCAAACCAGGAAGCCGGTTCAGATCTTTGTGAACAAACTTATTTCCTTCGCGCCCTCTGTAAATGATGAAGAGAACCAGGAAAAACTAGCCAGTTATGATTGGATACTGGAAGATAAGAGAGGTAAGAGAATAGAATTTTCTGAATTTCAAAATGAAGTTATCGTAGTCAATTTTTGGGCAACCTGGTGTCCGCCATGTATTGCCGAAATGCCAAGCTTCCAGGAAGTCTATGAGGATTATGGTGAAAAGGTGCGTTTTGTATTTGTTTCCGGAGAACAACATCAAACCACTGATAATTATATAAAGCGTAAACGCTTTACCTTACCTTCCTATAAGATGCGCACAAAAGCACCGGAGCCAATGCTGGGTAAAACATTGCCAACTACTTATGTGATCTCAAAATCTGGAAACATCGTTATAGACAAGGTTGGTTCTGCCGACTGGAACTCGGACAGCTTCCGAAGCACTCTTGATAAATTGCTGCAAGAGTAA
- a CDS encoding lycopene cyclase family protein produces MITPDYYYIIVGGGLAGLQLALEIRKDIFFKGKKIAIIDPSLKNDNDKTWCFWEEGSGKWDELIQKEWQQGSFIADSVEKELDFAPYSYKMLRSIDFYEYAKSELTKDPDTYFIQDKISRIDEVTRTALGIKDSYTATHFFDSRPPDSYRDDSGCAKIYQHFKGISIETQEARFDPERFTMMDYRVKYRNSTCFTYVLPVSTKSALIEFTFFTPFLTEGKVYDEQLEKYIREVLKIDNYKIAESETGIIPMTDYPFHKHNSKHITKIGTAGGWVKASSGYSFKSTERKVSKLLANIKSGKRPSQGLFSKRFQRYDAIFLDVLEKRNDLGESLFTKFYTKNSIQNIFKFLDEETTFSEEIKIMQSMFHPQFLQSFFNKL; encoded by the coding sequence ATGATCACGCCAGACTATTACTACATCATCGTTGGTGGTGGACTGGCTGGGCTACAGCTTGCTCTAGAAATCAGGAAGGACATTTTTTTTAAAGGAAAAAAGATTGCAATTATTGACCCTTCACTTAAAAATGATAACGACAAAACCTGGTGCTTCTGGGAAGAAGGTTCAGGTAAATGGGACGAGCTTATTCAGAAGGAATGGCAGCAAGGATCATTTATAGCAGATTCCGTAGAGAAAGAACTGGATTTTGCACCTTATTCCTATAAGATGCTAAGGTCCATCGACTTTTATGAATATGCGAAAAGCGAATTAACAAAGGATCCTGACACGTACTTCATCCAGGATAAGATTAGCAGGATCGATGAAGTTACACGAACAGCTTTAGGTATAAAGGACTCTTACACTGCCACGCATTTTTTTGATAGCAGACCACCAGATTCATACAGAGATGATTCTGGATGTGCTAAAATATACCAGCATTTTAAAGGTATTAGTATTGAAACGCAGGAAGCTCGATTTGACCCTGAACGCTTTACTATGATGGATTATCGGGTCAAGTACAGGAACAGTACTTGTTTCACTTATGTTCTGCCCGTATCTACTAAATCCGCTCTTATAGAGTTCACCTTTTTTACTCCCTTCCTAACTGAAGGAAAAGTATATGATGAGCAACTGGAAAAATATATTCGAGAAGTTTTAAAAATCGATAATTATAAAATTGCTGAAAGTGAAACTGGCATTATCCCAATGACCGACTACCCTTTCCATAAGCACAATTCTAAACATATTACGAAGATAGGAACGGCCGGCGGTTGGGTAAAGGCATCTTCAGGGTATTCATTTAAGAGTACTGAACGAAAAGTAAGCAAACTGCTGGCAAATATCAAAAGTGGTAAGAGGCCGTCGCAAGGTTTGTTCAGCAAGAGATTTCAGCGGTATGATGCTATATTTCTGGATGTTCTGGAAAAACGGAATGATCTTGGTGAATCATTGTTCACTAAGTTCTATACTAAAAACAGTATTCAGAATATATTCAAATTTCTGGATGAAGAAACCACATTTTCCGAAGAGATCAAGATCATGCAAAGTATGTTTCACCCGCAGTTCCTGCAATCTTTCTTCAATAAATTATAA
- a CDS encoding sterol desaturase family protein → MQVILWLLVFFGTFMIMEGMAWFTHKYVMHGFLWKLHKDHHHKDHSSWWERNDLFFVFYALVSIGCFLLWRYEDVWFGLPIGLGILAYGITYFTVHDIFIHQRFKIFRNANNKYAKGIRRAHKMHHKHLGKDDGECFGMLFVPFKYFRK, encoded by the coding sequence ATGCAAGTGATATTATGGCTTTTAGTATTTTTTGGAACCTTTATGATAATGGAGGGAATGGCGTGGTTCACGCACAAATATGTGATGCACGGTTTCTTGTGGAAATTACATAAGGATCACCACCACAAAGACCATAGTAGTTGGTGGGAACGAAACGATCTTTTTTTCGTTTTTTACGCTCTTGTAAGTATTGGATGTTTCCTGCTCTGGAGGTATGAAGATGTATGGTTTGGCCTTCCTATTGGACTTGGGATTCTCGCTTACGGGATCACATATTTTACAGTCCACGATATTTTTATACATCAAAGGTTTAAGATCTTTAGAAATGCGAATAATAAATACGCAAAGGGTATAAGACGAGCGCATAAAATGCACCATAAACATCTTGGAAAAGATGACGGCGAATGCTTCGGAATGTTATTCGTACCTTTTAAATATTTCAGAAAATAA
- a CDS encoding phytoene/squalene synthase family protein, translating into MKAIFDTVSRSCSKTVTNSYSTSFSLATKMLAPSIRQDIYNIYGFVRFADEIVDSFHDYDKELLFKDFEADLYKALDQRISLNPILNAFQETVHRYEIEPQLYKAFMDSMRLDLHKSEYLSMEEYRQYIYGSADVVGLMCLKVFVKGDQAKYEELKSSAMSLGSAFQKVNFLRDLKADYEDLSRSYFPNVDLSKLDEVNKQQIVAEIEEDFSKGLSGIAHLPVEAKFGVYTAYIYYRKLLQKLKNVPSLEIKNCRVRVPNYQKAGLLAKSYISYRLNLI; encoded by the coding sequence ATGAAAGCGATTTTTGATACGGTATCCCGGTCCTGTAGCAAAACTGTTACCAATAGCTACAGTACTTCTTTTAGTCTGGCCACTAAGATGCTGGCCCCCTCTATCAGGCAGGATATTTATAATATTTACGGATTTGTAAGATTTGCAGATGAGATCGTGGATAGCTTTCATGATTATGACAAGGAACTATTGTTTAAAGATTTTGAAGCCGATCTATATAAAGCGCTGGATCAAAGGATATCTCTTAATCCTATTCTGAATGCTTTTCAGGAAACGGTACACCGTTACGAAATAGAACCTCAACTTTACAAGGCATTTATGGATAGCATGCGACTGGATCTTCATAAATCTGAATATCTGAGCATGGAAGAGTACCGCCAATATATCTATGGTAGCGCAGATGTTGTTGGTCTTATGTGTTTAAAAGTTTTTGTAAAAGGTGATCAGGCGAAGTACGAGGAATTAAAATCTTCCGCCATGAGTCTCGGTTCGGCTTTCCAAAAAGTGAATTTCTTACGGGATCTAAAAGCAGATTATGAAGATCTTAGTAGATCCTACTTCCCAAATGTGGACCTTTCAAAATTAGACGAAGTAAATAAACAACAGATCGTTGCTGAAATTGAAGAAGACTTCAGTAAAGGCTTAAGCGGGATCGCTCATCTTCCGGTTGAAGCTAAGTTTGGTGTGTATACTGCTTATATATATTACAGAAAATTACTTCAGAAACTTAAAAACGTCCCATCTTTGGAGATTAAAAATTGCCGGGTTCGGGTTCCGAATTATCAAAAAGCAGGACTACTGGCAAAATCTTATATTTCTTATAGATTGAATTTAATATAA
- a CDS encoding phytoene desaturase family protein, whose protein sequence is MPKKINIIGSGFSSLAASCYLAQAGYDVEVFEKNDTVGGRARQLKRDGFTFDIGPTWYWMPDVFERFFSDFGKSASDYFQLNKLDPAYEVYFGKDDSVIIPGSLQEIYETFEEVEKGSSEKLKKFIAKARDNYDIAIKDLVYRPGVSPMELVTTATATRLGRFFTNISGDVRKEFSNEKLRQILEFPVLFLGAKPSDTPAFYSFMNYADFGLGTWHPHGGMYKVIEGITELAESLAVKFHLNANVEAITTEDRAAKALKIDGKLYPADIILSGADYHHTETLLPEFDRQYSEKYWKKKTFAPSSLLFYVGFDKKLKNVSHHTLFFDSSFKDHAKAIYDEAAWPEDPLFYASFPSKTDITVAPEGMEAGIFLIPLAPDLEDTDEIRERYFNMIIERFQALTGQEIKGNIIFKESFCVKDFKEAYNSYKGNAYGMANTLFQTAFLRPKIRSKKVEKLYFTGQLTVPGPGVPPSLISGKLAAGLIQQNEQN, encoded by the coding sequence ATGCCAAAAAAGATAAATATCATAGGATCTGGTTTTTCATCTCTCGCAGCTTCCTGTTATCTGGCTCAGGCCGGTTATGATGTAGAAGTATTCGAGAAAAATGATACTGTAGGTGGTAGAGCCCGTCAATTAAAACGTGACGGATTTACTTTCGATATTGGTCCTACCTGGTACTGGATGCCAGATGTTTTTGAACGTTTCTTTTCTGACTTCGGAAAATCAGCTTCAGATTATTTCCAATTGAACAAATTAGATCCAGCTTATGAAGTTTACTTCGGTAAAGATGATTCTGTTATAATTCCTGGTAGCCTGCAAGAAATCTATGAAACCTTTGAAGAGGTTGAAAAAGGAAGCTCAGAAAAACTAAAAAAGTTCATTGCGAAAGCACGCGACAATTATGATATAGCCATTAAAGACCTGGTTTATCGTCCTGGCGTTTCCCCTATGGAACTCGTTACAACTGCGACCGCAACAAGATTAGGCCGCTTTTTTACAAATATTAGTGGAGATGTTCGAAAAGAGTTTTCTAATGAGAAATTAAGACAGATCCTCGAGTTCCCGGTGTTGTTCCTGGGAGCAAAGCCTAGTGATACTCCGGCTTTCTATAGTTTTATGAATTATGCCGACTTTGGATTGGGCACCTGGCATCCTCACGGAGGCATGTACAAGGTTATTGAAGGAATTACAGAGCTTGCAGAGTCCTTAGCCGTTAAGTTTCACCTGAATGCTAATGTCGAGGCTATTACTACTGAAGATCGTGCAGCAAAAGCGCTAAAAATAGATGGGAAACTTTATCCCGCTGATATTATACTTTCTGGAGCAGATTATCACCATACAGAAACTTTGCTTCCGGAATTCGATAGACAATATTCTGAAAAGTACTGGAAGAAGAAAACCTTTGCACCTTCATCCCTACTCTTTTATGTAGGCTTTGACAAAAAACTGAAGAATGTATCTCACCACACCTTATTCTTTGACAGTAGTTTTAAGGATCATGCTAAAGCCATCTATGATGAAGCTGCCTGGCCAGAAGATCCACTATTCTATGCCAGTTTCCCTTCAAAAACTGATATTACAGTTGCTCCGGAAGGCATGGAAGCAGGAATTTTCTTAATTCCGCTTGCCCCAGACCTTGAAGATACCGATGAAATTAGGGAGCGCTACTTTAATATGATAATTGAACGTTTTCAGGCTCTTACAGGGCAGGAAATTAAAGGAAATATTATATTTAAAGAATCCTTCTGCGTAAAGGACTTTAAGGAAGCCTATAATTCCTATAAAGGGAATGCCTATGGAATGGCAAATACACTTTTCCAGACAGCATTTTTAAGACCTAAAATTAGAAGTAAAAAGGTGGAAAAATTATATTTTACCGGGCAGTTAACCGTTCCCGGACCAGGTGTGCCACCATCCCTTATATCTGGGAAACTTGCAGCTGGACTGATACAACAAAATGAACAAAACTAA